The Exiguobacterium mexicanum genome includes a window with the following:
- the copZ gene encoding copper chaperone CopZ: MNETTLKVEGMTCNHCKAAVEGALTELEGVESAIVSLQDHRVDVIHNDKISVKTMIEAIEEQGYDVNA, encoded by the coding sequence ATGAATGAAACGACATTAAAAGTAGAAGGTATGACATGTAATCACTGCAAGGCGGCGGTCGAAGGCGCCTTGACAGAACTTGAAGGCGTCGAGTCAGCGATCGTCTCGTTACAGGACCATCGGGTCGATGTCATCCACAACGATAAAATTTCAGTGAAAACGATGATCGAAGCCATCGAAGAACAGGGTTACGACGTCAACGCATAA
- a CDS encoding PTS sugar transporter subunit IIA, whose translation MYRFITEWMDANWMWVTEQPTFDLAVRAIGLELEGRGIVDESFARVVIEQERTIPSGVTDVAVPVAVVDVPLHVSKQDGITLLHLNHPFAMQTIAAETIRAEAIFFITATTEAKKSALHKLMDDLLMDDETLQALVHVQSRTGLYHLKTMDLKAFSY comes from the coding sequence ATGTACCGATTTATCACAGAGTGGATGGACGCGAATTGGATGTGGGTGACGGAGCAACCGACGTTTGACCTCGCTGTCCGCGCGATCGGTCTTGAGTTAGAAGGAAGAGGGATTGTCGATGAGTCATTCGCGCGCGTCGTCATCGAACAAGAGCGGACGATCCCGTCGGGCGTGACAGATGTCGCCGTACCGGTCGCTGTCGTCGATGTACCGCTCCACGTCTCGAAACAAGATGGAATCACGTTGTTACATCTTAATCACCCGTTTGCGATGCAGACGATTGCTGCTGAAACCATTCGGGCCGAGGCGATCTTTTTCATCACGGCAACAACCGAAGCGAAGAAGTCGGCGCTCCACAAATTGATGGACGATTTGCTCATGGATGACGAGACACTGCAGGCGCTCGTCCACGTACAGAGCCGGACCGGTTTGTATCATTTGAAGACGATGGACTTGAAAGCGTTTTCTTATTGA
- a CDS encoding competence protein ComK, whose amino-acid sequence MTQLTNETRALIPVFNEYGEAETLVYQSDGVSRMKGSPLYLLESACLYYGSSIQGRIEAARNVLGPHRKTPVIMDWHADAIFFPTIAKESPDCAWINFSQVLDAKKSGKGSRIIFHSGESVEVPVSNHTVYKQKQRSIELSYSFQKRFH is encoded by the coding sequence ATGACTCAGTTGACGAATGAAACAAGAGCTTTGATTCCAGTTTTCAATGAGTATGGGGAGGCGGAGACGCTCGTCTATCAATCCGACGGTGTATCGCGAATGAAGGGATCGCCCCTGTATTTACTCGAATCGGCCTGTCTGTATTACGGTTCAAGCATTCAAGGACGGATCGAGGCGGCCCGTAACGTACTCGGCCCGCACCGGAAGACACCTGTCATCATGGATTGGCATGCAGATGCAATCTTTTTCCCGACGATTGCAAAAGAGAGTCCGGACTGTGCCTGGATAAATTTTTCTCAAGTCCTCGATGCTAAGAAGAGTGGTAAAGGAAGTCGGATTATCTTTCATTCGGGTGAGTCGGTCGAGGTCCCGGTCTCGAATCATACCGTCTATAAGCAAAAGCAACGGTCCATCGAGTTATCGTATTCGTTTCAAAAACGCTTTCACTGA
- a CDS encoding sensor histidine kinase yields MKLDRLQPKRLMWKIWVLILLIIVTLALMILLTIRSSITQFIDEQVYETLQDVDYYLGNTNELENIPQNPIEYDRRQQESRSVNQLIFLPNGRIIYGSAPLELTNRMYQEALTQTSEVAKYQTTIDGEDVYYIIRQNEYDGALIYQASYAWDAYRRELVSTLYWRISILIGVISLLSLIPALWMSRELTKPIVEMERAVEKISNRQWETVLPLARQDELGQLARSIDAMRQEFQEQDVAQQALLQNISHDLKTPIMVIRGYAQSIGDGIYPTGDLKGSAEVIDEEASRLEKKVVDLLYVTKLEYFKGQEMRLEPINLDKLMELLVSRFKLRGNLDWSVTGHAGEMLGDGEQIRVAFENVLDNALRYAESTIRIELTRSEAGVDITIENDGPPVDANLDLFHQFSRGKQGKFGLGLFIVQRIVTLHEGTVALGNTKDGVRVHFHFPQSKSLQNKKLDH; encoded by the coding sequence ATGAAGCTCGATCGTCTCCAGCCGAAACGGCTCATGTGGAAGATTTGGGTATTGATCCTTCTGATCATCGTGACGCTCGCCTTGATGATTTTGTTGACGATTCGTTCCTCGATCACGCAGTTTATCGATGAACAAGTGTACGAGACGTTGCAAGATGTGGATTATTACCTGGGGAATACGAATGAGCTAGAAAACATTCCGCAAAATCCGATTGAGTATGACCGTCGCCAACAAGAATCCCGATCGGTCAACCAGCTCATCTTTTTGCCGAACGGACGCATCATTTATGGTTCGGCCCCGCTCGAATTGACGAACCGAATGTATCAAGAGGCGCTCACACAGACGAGCGAGGTCGCCAAATACCAGACGACGATTGATGGAGAGGACGTCTACTATATCATCCGCCAGAACGAGTACGATGGGGCTCTGATTTACCAAGCTTCCTACGCCTGGGACGCTTACCGGCGTGAACTTGTCTCGACGCTCTACTGGCGCATCTCGATTTTAATCGGCGTCATCAGCCTGTTGTCGTTAATCCCGGCTTTATGGATGTCGCGAGAGTTGACGAAGCCGATCGTCGAGATGGAGCGGGCGGTCGAGAAAATCTCGAACCGACAATGGGAGACGGTGCTCCCGCTCGCTCGTCAAGATGAGCTCGGGCAGTTGGCCCGCTCGATTGACGCGATGCGGCAAGAGTTTCAAGAGCAAGACGTGGCCCAACAGGCGCTGCTCCAAAACATCTCGCACGACTTGAAGACGCCGATTATGGTAATTCGCGGTTACGCCCAATCCATCGGGGACGGGATTTATCCGACCGGGGATTTGAAAGGGTCGGCCGAAGTCATCGATGAAGAGGCGTCCCGGCTCGAGAAGAAAGTCGTCGATTTGTTATATGTCACGAAGCTCGAATACTTTAAGGGCCAGGAGATGCGGCTTGAACCGATCAATCTCGATAAGTTGATGGAACTGCTCGTTAGCCGATTCAAACTGCGCGGCAACTTGGACTGGTCGGTGACAGGACATGCCGGCGAGATGCTCGGGGACGGAGAACAAATCCGTGTCGCCTTCGAGAACGTGCTCGATAATGCCTTGCGCTATGCCGAGTCGACGATTCGAATCGAACTGACACGCTCCGAGGCGGGTGTCGACATCACCATTGAGAATGACGGTCCCCCGGTCGACGCGAACCTCGACTTGTTCCATCAGTTTTCGCGAGGGAAACAAGGGAAGTTCGGTCTTGGCCTGTTCATCGTTCAACGAATCGTGACACTCCATGAGGGGACGGTCGCCTTGGGAAATACAAAAGACGGAGTACGTGTACATTTTCACTTTCCTCAATCGAAATCGTTACAGAATAAGAAATTAGATCACTGA
- a CDS encoding efflux RND transporter permease subunit: MFFQKMIERGKLVIVFLLVAVVVGVLTFFQLPKREIPETSVNIILIQTPYPGATAETVERNVTNILETELRGLDGIENVSSLSASEFSNITVEYEDGFDRSELQSNVRQAISDAAPRLPENALAPTVNDSIGQLPVASYLLTADDRQTLQTVREDIERLEERLLRTDGVTSVTIKGLPETEFVVSLDSAELGERQLAFPDVLTAINEEYKTTPLGRQSTEDGIYQLAIDSLTNVNDMGQVVVGSMDGTPVLLEDVGTVEETEKAVTDLVSLDGQPAVSLTVTIESGQDIPTLQERVDEVVADEVGDVNGVELVPYYEQAKAVDDIFSSLTREFIIAMIAVIVVTTIGLTFSGSLIVSLAIPLSFLLALIPLRFTGVDLNQISIIGAIIALGILVDDAIVVNDNILRRYRKGDTAMGGAVRGTKEVWGSIVTSTLAVVFAFLPLTLLSGANGNFIRALPTVLALSVLASMLISLTLVPIAQYWLNRKQVKVSKREPGWLGGPLNRLSNFYADTLLPKVAKRPWTFGLVGFVITTALYGLILLTPFEFFPAANRPEVVTSVTLPVQTDLEETEQRLRAIEEEFQSIDGVVETSVFAGGGLPSLFTGGLDQTGENTGQIVVRVDNETIDAIQLIDEYTTQIRENNPDAEIFLDTQQQGPPTSAPVEFTMRGETIEQLVTARDTVKANLEAIDGALVLDNIKEPFQTLTYELDRDAMAAAGVTAKSISDQIRLVTDGIPIGTFDDGVEQRDVKIVVDAEANREALALDDILVPVQTEAGPPVAPLSTFVTETTTEQIQQIPRENGERIVTLQIYASEGMDEEAFKQDVDRVLADAEASLTDEGIAFDQSGASDTQNEFFLELATLFVVVLFLIFLIIAFQFNSLSLPLLVLFTIYLAIAGAVVGLFVTQTPFSFMASMGIVSLAGIVVRNAVVLFEFIEQGIRDGMAVTTAVYEAGRARIRPILLTALTAVVALLPVALGEDPLFRPLAIGIVSGILFSTVLTLVLVPAYYLILAKRRHRDKPFTE; this comes from the coding sequence ATGTTTTTTCAAAAAATGATTGAACGAGGAAAACTGGTCATCGTGTTTTTGCTCGTCGCAGTCGTCGTTGGAGTGCTCACGTTCTTCCAACTTCCGAAGCGTGAAATTCCAGAGACGAGTGTCAATATCATCTTGATTCAAACGCCATATCCGGGCGCGACCGCAGAGACGGTCGAACGGAACGTTACGAATATTTTGGAGACTGAATTGAGAGGACTCGATGGTATCGAGAATGTGTCATCATTATCCGCATCCGAGTTCTCGAATATCACCGTCGAGTATGAAGACGGCTTCGATCGAAGTGAGCTGCAGTCGAATGTACGCCAAGCGATCTCAGACGCTGCGCCTCGCTTGCCAGAAAATGCGCTGGCCCCGACCGTCAATGACTCGATCGGGCAGTTGCCGGTCGCTTCTTACTTGTTGACGGCAGATGATCGCCAAACACTCCAGACAGTGCGTGAAGATATCGAGCGGTTGGAGGAACGTCTGTTGCGGACAGATGGGGTTACCAGTGTGACGATCAAAGGACTACCGGAAACGGAATTCGTCGTCTCGCTCGACTCGGCGGAACTCGGGGAGCGTCAACTTGCTTTTCCGGACGTCTTGACGGCGATCAATGAAGAATATAAGACGACCCCGCTCGGTCGCCAGTCGACTGAAGATGGGATTTACCAATTGGCGATCGATAGTTTGACGAACGTCAATGACATGGGCCAAGTCGTCGTCGGCTCAATGGATGGGACGCCTGTCCTGCTTGAAGACGTCGGCACGGTCGAAGAGACGGAGAAAGCGGTCACGGACCTCGTTTCACTCGACGGACAACCTGCCGTTTCCTTGACGGTCACGATTGAATCGGGTCAAGATATCCCGACTCTTCAAGAACGCGTCGACGAAGTCGTTGCGGATGAAGTCGGGGACGTGAATGGTGTCGAACTTGTTCCATATTACGAGCAGGCCAAAGCGGTCGATGATATTTTCTCATCCCTCACTCGTGAATTCATCATTGCCATGATTGCGGTCATCGTCGTCACGACGATTGGGCTCACGTTCTCAGGCTCGCTGATTGTCAGCTTAGCGATTCCATTGTCGTTCTTGCTCGCGTTGATTCCACTTCGTTTCACCGGAGTCGACTTGAACCAAATCTCAATCATCGGGGCCATCATTGCGCTCGGGATCCTCGTCGATGACGCCATCGTCGTCAATGACAATATCCTGCGCCGTTACCGAAAAGGTGACACGGCGATGGGCGGTGCCGTACGCGGGACGAAAGAAGTGTGGGGCTCGATCGTCACATCGACGCTCGCCGTCGTCTTCGCCTTCTTGCCATTGACACTCCTCTCGGGAGCGAACGGGAACTTTATCCGTGCCTTGCCGACCGTCTTGGCCTTGTCGGTGCTCGCTTCGATGCTCATCAGTTTGACGCTCGTGCCGATCGCCCAGTACTGGTTGAATCGGAAGCAAGTGAAAGTATCGAAACGCGAGCCGGGTTGGTTAGGTGGGCCACTGAACCGGCTCAGTAATTTCTATGCAGATACGTTATTACCCAAAGTCGCGAAGCGTCCATGGACGTTCGGTCTCGTCGGTTTCGTCATCACGACCGCATTGTACGGCTTGATCTTGTTGACGCCGTTCGAATTCTTCCCGGCTGCGAACCGGCCAGAAGTCGTGACGAGTGTCACCTTGCCGGTCCAAACCGACCTTGAGGAGACGGAACAGAGACTTCGAGCGATCGAGGAAGAGTTCCAAAGTATTGATGGTGTCGTCGAGACATCTGTCTTTGCGGGTGGCGGCCTACCGAGCCTCTTCACGGGAGGGCTCGATCAGACCGGTGAAAACACGGGTCAAATCGTCGTTCGTGTCGACAACGAGACGATTGACGCGATTCAATTGATCGACGAATATACGACACAAATCCGGGAAAACAACCCGGATGCTGAAATCTTCTTGGATACGCAGCAACAAGGGCCGCCGACTTCGGCACCAGTCGAGTTCACGATGCGCGGTGAAACGATCGAGCAACTCGTCACGGCCCGGGATACCGTGAAAGCGAACCTTGAAGCCATCGACGGTGCACTCGTGCTCGACAACATTAAAGAGCCGTTCCAGACGCTCACGTATGAACTTGATCGTGACGCGATGGCGGCCGCTGGTGTGACCGCGAAATCAATCAGTGACCAGATTCGCCTCGTCACGGACGGCATCCCGATCGGCACGTTTGATGACGGAGTCGAACAACGCGATGTGAAAATCGTCGTCGATGCGGAAGCGAACCGTGAGGCGCTCGCCTTAGACGATATCCTCGTCCCAGTTCAGACGGAGGCAGGTCCTCCGGTCGCACCGCTCAGTACGTTCGTCACTGAGACGACGACAGAACAGATTCAACAGATTCCGCGTGAGAACGGGGAACGGATCGTGACGCTCCAAATTTATGCGAGCGAAGGCATGGACGAAGAGGCGTTCAAACAAGACGTCGACCGCGTGCTTGCTGACGCCGAGGCGTCATTGACCGATGAAGGAATCGCGTTTGACCAATCTGGCGCGAGCGACACACAGAACGAGTTCTTCCTTGAACTTGCTACGTTGTTCGTCGTCGTCTTGTTCTTGATCTTCTTGATCATCGCGTTCCAGTTCAATTCACTGTCACTTCCGCTCCTCGTCTTGTTCACGATTTACTTGGCGATTGCCGGTGCTGTGGTCGGACTGTTCGTCACCCAGACACCATTTAGTTTCATGGCCTCGATGGGGATCGTCTCACTAGCCGGGATCGTCGTTCGGAACGCAGTCGTCTTGTTCGAGTTCATCGAGCAAGGAATTCGCGACGGCATGGCCGTCACGACCGCCGTCTATGAGGCGGGACGCGCCCGGATTCGTCCGATTCTGTTGACGGCGTTGACCGCTGTTGTGGCACTCTTGCCGGTCGCGCTTGGAGAAGACCCACTGTTCCGACCGCTTGCTATCGGAATCGTGTCAGGAATTCTCTTCTCGACCGTATTGACGCTCGTGCTCGTTCCAGCTTACTACTTGATTTTGGCGAAACGTCGCCATCGAGATAAGCCGTTCACGGAGTAA
- a CDS encoding response regulator transcription factor, which translates to MYTIYLVDDEINLNKMLVTYLEQEGYQVRSFTDGTSAQAAIKDEPDLWVLDIMLPDLDGFQLLKEIKAKNAFTPTIFISARDEDIDKIIGLEMGSDDYIAKPFLPRELVIRVKKLIDRVYGSKSNEHIEYGEYTIYPEKRLIKHEQDEIDLTSKEFDLLLLFLEHPGSALSREQILEGVWGHDYFGSDRVVDDLVRRLRKKLHRLELETLYGVGYRLVKP; encoded by the coding sequence ATGTACACAATCTATTTAGTCGATGATGAAATCAATTTAAATAAGATGCTCGTCACGTATTTAGAGCAAGAAGGGTATCAGGTCCGTTCGTTCACCGACGGGACCTCGGCCCAGGCCGCAATCAAAGACGAACCAGACTTATGGGTGCTCGATATCATGCTCCCGGACCTCGATGGGTTCCAATTACTGAAAGAAATCAAAGCGAAAAACGCGTTCACGCCGACGATTTTCATTTCGGCGCGAGATGAGGATATCGATAAAATTATCGGACTCGAGATGGGGTCGGACGATTACATCGCGAAACCGTTCTTGCCACGGGAACTGGTCATCCGCGTCAAAAAATTGATCGACCGTGTCTACGGTTCGAAATCGAATGAGCATATCGAATATGGGGAATATACGATTTATCCTGAGAAACGTCTCATCAAGCATGAACAAGATGAGATCGATTTGACATCAAAAGAGTTCGACTTGCTGCTGCTCTTCCTCGAACATCCGGGCTCTGCCTTATCACGCGAACAGATTTTAGAAGGGGTATGGGGCCATGACTATTTCGGCTCGGACCGCGTCGTCGATGACTTGGTACGCCGTCTCCGGAAGAAACTGCATCGCCTTGAGCTCGAAACGCTCTATGGCGTCGGTTACCGACTCGTTAAGCCATGA
- a CDS encoding heavy metal translocating P-type ATPase — MKTVELSIQGMTCAACSGRIEKVLNKMDGVEATVNLPLETATIRVEEGITEEELIARIEKIGYGAERKAELTPKHDLRPLERKVLISALLSAPLLLVMITHIPGVTFHADWLMNPWWQFALATPVQFWIGAQFYKGAYKSLKSGAANMDVLVATGTSAAYFYSVFEMLVHPMHPSLYFETSAVLITLVLLGKWLEARAKEKTTDALKSLLSLQAKEAILLVDGVERPVAIDLVKAGDVIVVRPGEKVPVDGKIVEGETVIDESMLTGESIPSEKSVGADVVGGTINRSHRVLMVAERVGSETMLAQIVRVVEQAQTDKAPIQRQADRISGVFVPIVVAISALTFAVWTLGFNDLDMAIRASIAVLVIACPCALGLATPTSIMVGTGRAAERGVLFKGGGQLESLNGVDIVVFDKTGTLTKGTPEVVATFGETSFLKQAVMAERQSTHPLAEAIGRGEGDGQVERVEELAGRGLKAVVDGKPLLIGSVRMMQEAGFALPEWDMQAMTPVYVADESGVVAAFGLQDRLKDQSRAVVQQLAKTRQVYVLTGDRKEVAFDVARQLGIPETNVIAEVLPVEKADHVEALKRQGRVAMVGDGMNDAPALAVADVGIAFGSGTDIALEAADVTVMGQDIDGVNRAIEMSALTMRNIRQNLFWALAYNSLGIPVAAAGLLAPWIAGAAMAFSSVSVVLNALRLKTQGGTSK, encoded by the coding sequence ATGAAAACCGTCGAACTGTCGATTCAAGGGATGACATGCGCCGCATGTTCGGGCCGAATCGAAAAAGTGTTGAATAAAATGGACGGCGTCGAAGCGACCGTTAACTTGCCGCTTGAAACGGCGACGATTCGCGTCGAGGAAGGTATCACTGAAGAAGAGTTGATTGCCCGAATCGAGAAGATCGGCTACGGCGCAGAACGGAAAGCGGAATTGACCCCGAAACACGACCTCCGCCCGCTCGAACGAAAAGTGCTCATCTCGGCGCTATTGTCAGCACCGCTTCTGCTCGTCATGATTACGCACATCCCGGGTGTGACGTTCCATGCCGATTGGCTCATGAATCCGTGGTGGCAATTCGCGCTCGCCACACCGGTCCAGTTCTGGATCGGGGCCCAGTTTTATAAAGGGGCGTATAAGAGCCTGAAGAGCGGCGCGGCCAACATGGATGTGCTCGTGGCGACAGGGACATCGGCGGCTTACTTTTATTCCGTCTTCGAGATGCTCGTGCATCCGATGCATCCGTCGCTCTATTTTGAGACGAGTGCCGTTTTGATTACGCTCGTATTGCTCGGGAAATGGTTAGAGGCCCGAGCGAAAGAAAAAACGACGGACGCGCTCAAGTCACTTTTATCGTTACAGGCGAAAGAAGCGATTTTACTTGTTGACGGTGTGGAACGGCCAGTCGCGATCGACTTGGTCAAAGCCGGTGACGTCATCGTCGTCCGCCCTGGCGAAAAAGTGCCGGTCGATGGAAAAATCGTCGAAGGTGAGACGGTCATCGATGAGTCGATGTTGACCGGGGAATCAATCCCATCTGAGAAAAGTGTCGGCGCCGATGTTGTCGGCGGAACGATTAACCGCTCGCACCGGGTCTTGATGGTCGCCGAACGTGTTGGCAGCGAGACGATGCTCGCTCAAATTGTTCGTGTTGTTGAACAGGCGCAGACGGACAAAGCCCCGATCCAACGACAAGCGGACCGGATTTCCGGTGTGTTCGTTCCAATCGTCGTCGCCATCAGCGCCTTGACGTTCGCCGTCTGGACGCTTGGCTTCAATGATTTGGACATGGCGATCCGGGCCTCGATCGCCGTTCTCGTTATCGCTTGTCCGTGTGCGCTCGGTCTCGCGACACCGACATCGATCATGGTCGGGACGGGCCGTGCCGCCGAACGTGGTGTCTTGTTCAAAGGTGGCGGTCAGCTCGAATCGTTGAATGGGGTCGATATCGTCGTCTTCGATAAGACGGGGACGCTCACGAAAGGTACGCCGGAAGTCGTGGCGACGTTCGGAGAGACGTCGTTCTTGAAACAAGCCGTCATGGCCGAACGTCAGTCGACGCACCCGCTCGCCGAGGCAATCGGTCGGGGCGAAGGGGACGGTCAGGTCGAACGCGTTGAAGAGTTGGCCGGTCGAGGATTGAAAGCGGTCGTAGATGGGAAACCTCTTCTTATCGGCTCGGTCCGTATGATGCAAGAAGCCGGATTTGCATTACCGGAGTGGGACATGCAGGCGATGACGCCGGTCTATGTGGCCGACGAGTCTGGGGTCGTTGCGGCGTTTGGTCTGCAAGATCGGTTGAAAGACCAAAGCCGTGCCGTCGTCCAACAACTTGCCAAGACGAGACAAGTCTACGTCTTGACCGGTGATCGGAAAGAAGTCGCATTCGACGTCGCCCGTCAACTCGGGATTCCGGAAACGAACGTCATCGCCGAGGTACTGCCCGTCGAGAAGGCGGATCATGTCGAGGCGCTGAAACGCCAGGGCCGTGTGGCCATGGTCGGGGACGGGATGAATGACGCGCCGGCACTTGCTGTCGCTGACGTGGGCATCGCCTTCGGAAGCGGGACGGATATCGCTCTTGAGGCGGCCGATGTCACCGTGATGGGGCAAGATATCGATGGGGTGAACCGTGCCATCGAGATGAGTGCGTTGACGATGCGTAACATTCGTCAAAATTTGTTCTGGGCGCTTGCCTATAACAGTCTCGGTATCCCGGTCGCAGCCGCCGGTTTGCTTGCCCCGTGGATTGCCGGGGCGGCCATGGCGTTCAGTTCGGTCTCGGTCGTCTTGAACGCGTTACGATTGAAAACACAAGGAGGAACATCCAAATGA
- a CDS encoding long-chain-fatty-acid--CoA ligase, translating to MANLVTALQGVVAAHPNKAAYVFGEDTVSYGQFFGQIEAMAATLEQKGIGQGDHVALVLGNSPAFLISYFAVLARGGVVIPINPTYTPDEMAYILVDGDVKAIVALSPLVAQAEAALAKLPQLRLVISVPYADVPALKRDGDIEFLPFEEAFATTKGELVTVDEEDVAVILYTSGTTGKPKGALLTHLNLFSNAHSIGEYLEITPEDKALAALPMFHVFCLTVIVNAPLLRGATIVILPKFSPQDVFDLIPRHRVSIFAGVPTMYNFLLQTAMKVPAYASALKHVRVFVSGGASLPVQLLESFEQKFECKILEGYGLSEASPVTCFNPLHGERKAGSIGPSIVHVENKVVDELGEEVGIDEVGELIVRGPNVMKGYYKLPEETSMTLRDGWLYTGDLAKRDKDGYFYIVDRKKDMVIVGGYNVYPREVEEVLYQHPGIVEAAVIGVPDAEQGEAVKAFIVTRDEHVTLDEIRSFAATKLAKYKQPTQIEIIDELPRNTTGKILRTVLKSEAFQRN from the coding sequence ATGGCAAACTTAGTCACGGCACTACAGGGCGTTGTGGCCGCGCATCCGAATAAGGCGGCCTACGTGTTTGGGGAAGACACGGTCAGCTACGGACAGTTTTTCGGTCAAATCGAGGCGATGGCGGCGACACTTGAGCAAAAAGGGATTGGACAAGGCGACCACGTCGCACTCGTCCTCGGCAATAGCCCGGCATTCTTGATTTCCTATTTTGCGGTGCTCGCACGAGGTGGGGTCGTCATTCCGATCAACCCTACATACACACCGGATGAGATGGCCTATATTTTAGTCGATGGGGACGTGAAGGCAATCGTCGCCTTGTCACCGCTCGTCGCGCAAGCAGAGGCCGCGCTCGCGAAGTTACCGCAACTCCGCCTCGTCATCTCGGTCCCGTACGCGGACGTACCGGCGTTGAAACGGGACGGCGACATCGAGTTCTTGCCGTTCGAGGAGGCGTTCGCGACGACGAAAGGGGAACTCGTCACGGTCGATGAGGAAGACGTCGCCGTCATCCTCTATACGAGTGGGACGACCGGCAAACCGAAGGGAGCGTTGTTGACGCATCTCAACTTGTTCTCGAACGCCCATTCGATCGGCGAATATTTGGAGATCACGCCGGAAGATAAAGCGCTCGCGGCGCTGCCGATGTTCCACGTCTTCTGTTTGACGGTCATCGTCAACGCACCGCTCCTTCGCGGGGCGACGATTGTCATCTTGCCGAAATTCTCGCCGCAGGACGTGTTCGACCTCATCCCGAGACATCGCGTCAGCATTTTCGCCGGGGTGCCGACGATGTACAACTTCTTGTTACAGACGGCGATGAAAGTCCCGGCCTACGCCTCGGCACTCAAGCACGTCCGCGTCTTCGTCTCCGGTGGAGCGAGTCTGCCGGTACAGTTGCTCGAATCGTTCGAGCAAAAGTTCGAATGTAAGATCCTTGAAGGGTATGGCCTCTCGGAAGCGTCACCGGTCACCTGTTTCAACCCGCTCCACGGGGAGCGGAAGGCAGGTTCGATTGGTCCGTCGATCGTCCACGTCGAGAACAAAGTCGTCGACGAGCTCGGGGAAGAGGTCGGGATCGACGAGGTCGGTGAACTGATCGTCCGTGGGCCGAACGTGATGAAAGGGTATTACAAACTCCCAGAAGAGACATCGATGACACTTCGCGACGGGTGGCTCTATACAGGCGACTTGGCGAAACGTGACAAGGACGGTTACTTTTATATCGTCGATCGGAAGAAGGATATGGTCATCGTCGGTGGCTATAACGTCTATCCGCGCGAAGTCGAAGAAGTGTTGTATCAGCATCCGGGGATCGTCGAGGCGGCCGTCATCGGGGTGCCAGACGCAGAACAAGGGGAAGCAGTCAAAGCGTTCATCGTCACTCGTGACGAGCATGTGACGCTCGACGAGATTCGGTCGTTCGCGGCGACGAAACTGGCGAAGTATAAACAGCCGACACAGATTGAAATCATTGATGAACTGCCTCGGAACACGACCGGAAAAATTTTACGGACCGTCTTGAAGAGCGAGGCATTCCAACGCAATTGA
- a CDS encoding metal-sensitive transcriptional regulator, whose product MEEFMHDEPIVPREDAEREALSKRLRRIEGQVRGIQKMVESDRYCVDILTQTSAIQAALKQVEMQLLERHMRKCLVHASETEDMDPYIDELMTIVSRIKK is encoded by the coding sequence ATGGAAGAATTCATGCATGACGAACCGATTGTTCCGCGCGAAGACGCGGAGCGTGAAGCGCTCAGCAAACGGCTGCGCCGGATTGAAGGACAAGTACGAGGGATTCAAAAGATGGTCGAGAGCGACCGTTATTGTGTCGATATTTTGACTCAGACGTCAGCCATTCAAGCTGCGCTCAAACAAGTTGAGATGCAACTGCTCGAACGCCACATGCGCAAATGTCTAGTCCATGCCAGCGAAACGGAAGACATGGACCCATACATTGACGAATTGATGACAATCGTCAGCCGCATCAAAAAGTAA